DNA from Rubripirellula lacrimiformis:
TTAACGCTGCGGTGATCCAATTCCGCGGTTTTACGAGATCGTGTTCACGGGCAGCTATCGAGGGGTTCGGTCTGTCCTCATCTGGGCCTGCATTTGCGACGGGCAGGTTGCCCAGAAAAATTGCACTTTGCAGTTGGCTTCCATGGGAAACGAAGTGTCGTGATAGGCGAAATAACCGTGTTTCCAACATCGGTCATCCTGCTGGATGGGGCGGTGCAGGTGTGGCACGTGTTTTGCGATTTAGCTGCCAAAGCATCTTGGTGCTCAGTCGTTAGGCAGTCCTTCATTGCCTCGGCCCGAACCTAATTCAAGCGACCTCTCTCATGACCATTCTCGTCAAACGGTTGCCGGGTACGACCCGTGCTTGTCATTGTTGGTTCCGAGTCCAACCGGGCCAGCCCTTGGACGTCACCTTCCACTTGGTGGACACCAGTCGCAACAGCATCAACTGGGCAGGGCAGCAACCCAGGTTTCGGGTCTACAGCCAGACCATTGACCAGCTGGTCGTGCTGGAAGTCACCGATTCCCATACGTGCAACTTTCAGCCCGGCGGCCTATGGCGGCTGCAATTATCGGCGCAACAAACCAGTGCATTGCCCCGTGGTGGTATGCGATTCACCTTGGAACATCGGCACGCCGACGGCGATTTTGTCTTCGGTCTGTTGGGGGGAGTTAGTTGCAGTGACGCACCGGCGAACTGCGATCACAACCGGATCGCGAAATTGCTGCCGCACTAACCGAATCATTTTTCAGGCGGATTGGGTAGGTCTGCATAGCGTCGATTCTTGACGTGCGGTGATCGGCAATCGGTTCTTCTCTATCGGGAAATGCGTTTCTGGAAAAAGATTTCAAATTCTTGCATCCGTTGGACTCGCATCCACGAATACGTATTCGACTCGGCCAGTCCCTTCGTTCATCCGGGCGAAGGTTCGTATTTCGATTCCAACGATAGAGCACAAGAAACATGAAGACTTTCAAGCGTTATTGCCTGACCGCAGCGATCGCCGCTTTCTCTGTGGTGAACACAAATGCCGCCGACATCGTCGACACCGCGGTGGGGGCCGGTTCCTTCCAAACATTGGTCGCGGCCGCCAAAGCAGCGGGTTTGGTCGACACGTTGAAGGGAGATGGTCCGCTGACCGTCTTTGCACCCACCGATGCCGCTTTCAAAAAGTTGCCCGCAGGCACGGTCGAGTCACTGCTGAAGCCCGAGAACAAAGCGAAGCTTGCCGCAATCCTGACCTACCACGTCGTGCCAGGAAAGGTGATGGCAGCCGATGTCGTGTCTCTGACCGGAGCGAAGTCTGTCCAAGGTCAGCAGATCGACATCAAGGTCGACGGTTCCACCGTCATGGTCGATGGTGCGACCGTGGTGAAGACGGACATCGATTGTGACAATGGTGTGATCCACGTCATCGATTCTGTGATCTTGCCCGCGGACAAGAACATTGTCCAGACTGCGGTCGGGGCCGGTTCGTTCAACACACTTGTCGCTGCGGTTAAGGCAGCCGGATTGGCCGAAACACTGTCCGGCGATGGTCCGTTCACCGTGTTCGCACCGACGGACGAAGCGTTCGCCAAACTGCCAGCCGGAACGGTCGAGTCGCTGTTGAAGCCAGAAAACAAGCAGAAACTGGTCGACATCTTGACCTACCACGTCGTCGCAGGACGCGTCTATTCAGGCGATGCGGTGGCAGCCAAGACAGCCAAAACTTTGCAACGGTCGTCGATTGCAATCAAGGTGGGCGATTCCGGTGCGATGATCAACGACGCGGGGTTGGTATCGACCGACATCGACAGTTCCAATGGTGTGATCCACGTGATCGATTCGGTGCTGATGCCGCCGGCAAAGGGTGCTAGCGTGCAACAGGTGCTGCATGGTGCCATTGTGCAGGGATCCCAAATGTTCAACGCTGGGCACCACGGGGCCTGTGCAGACATCTATAGTGAGACGTTGCACGGGTTGATGAATGCCAACGTCGAACCGTCGCTTCACCACCAAATGACCAGCGTCATCCAGATGGCCGATTCGCAACAATGCCCCACGACACGTGCGTGGACTTTGCGTCGCGGAATCGATCAGATGTACGTCCAATTGGCAAAGTAGACGTTCGTGTCTTCTGAATGCTTGATCACACTCCGGAAATGACCTCGTGACTGAATCGGTTCTGATGCGTATCGCGGCAGGCGATCGCTCCGCTGTCGACGACTGTTTAGATTGCTACGGTGGTCTGATCTGGTCGTTGGCCAAGCGGTGGATCGGGAACGTTGACGACGCCGAAGACGCCGTGCAGGAAATTTTTGTGGAACTTTGGCAACAAGCCGGGCGTTTTGACCCGGCGGTTGCGGCTGAATCGACATTTGTCGCGATGATCGCTCGACGCAGGTTGATCGATCGTCGCAGGAAACAGTCGAAAGCACCTGTCATGGAATCGATCGTTGTCGACCAAGTCGACACGGCTTTGGAAAGCGGATCGGAAGAAGTGATGGTTCGCGGCGAAGAAGCGGATCAAGCCAAGCTATGCTTGGACAAGTTATCGTCGACTCAGCAGAAAGTGCTGACGATGACGGTCTATCACGGAGCATCCCATACCTTGATCGCTGGCAAGCTCTCGTTGCCCTTGGGCACGGTCAAGTCCTACGCTCGCCGAGGCCTGATCCAGTTAAGGGACTGCATGCAACG
Protein-coding regions in this window:
- a CDS encoding fasciclin domain-containing protein gives rise to the protein MKTFKRYCLTAAIAAFSVVNTNAADIVDTAVGAGSFQTLVAAAKAAGLVDTLKGDGPLTVFAPTDAAFKKLPAGTVESLLKPENKAKLAAILTYHVVPGKVMAADVVSLTGAKSVQGQQIDIKVDGSTVMVDGATVVKTDIDCDNGVIHVIDSVILPADKNIVQTAVGAGSFNTLVAAVKAAGLAETLSGDGPFTVFAPTDEAFAKLPAGTVESLLKPENKQKLVDILTYHVVAGRVYSGDAVAAKTAKTLQRSSIAIKVGDSGAMINDAGLVSTDIDSSNGVIHVIDSVLMPPAKGASVQQVLHGAIVQGSQMFNAGHHGACADIYSETLHGLMNANVEPSLHHQMTSVIQMADSQQCPTTRAWTLRRGIDQMYVQLAK
- a CDS encoding RNA polymerase sigma factor, which encodes MTESVLMRIAAGDRSAVDDCLDCYGGLIWSLAKRWIGNVDDAEDAVQEIFVELWQQAGRFDPAVAAESTFVAMIARRRLIDRRRKQSKAPVMESIVVDQVDTALESGSEEVMVRGEEADQAKLCLDKLSSTQQKVLTMTVYHGASHTLIAGKLSLPLGTVKSYARRGLIQLRDCMQRSADAVEATRLAAGGAAGRVTATGSRS